A genomic stretch from Empedobacter stercoris includes:
- a CDS encoding GH3 auxin-responsive promoter family protein produces the protein MKAFLAKIFAKYIVNKEQKWIKHPFETQDRILKELIVAAKNTTFGKDHHFDQINTYEDFKNHVPVNDYEGLKHYFDEVIAGKVDVLWPGKPLYLAKTSGTTSGAKYIPLTKESVPTHINSARNALLHYIHETNNSSFVNGKMIFLQGSPILEDKNGLKVGRLSGISAHFVPNYLQKNRLPSYETNVIEDWETKVDKVVDETVKANMTLISGIPPWLIMYFERLIKVSGKENVQSIFKDLQLMVTGGVNYEPYREKVNQLIGRKIDCIQTYPASEGFIAYQDTQKSDDLLLLLNNGIFYEFIPVEEFFDEKPTRISIKDVEIGKDYVLILNTNAGLWGYNIGDTVRFTSTKPYKIVVSGRIKHYTSAFGEHVIGHEVEQALQKTIEKCPASVNEFTVAPQVNPIDGLPYHEWLIEFDHKPQNMSEFNRELDIQMRLQNPYYDDLITGNILRSLIISVVEKDGFQHYMKSIGKLGGQNKVPRLSNNRDIADEFHQLNLIQKN, from the coding sequence ATGAAAGCTTTTTTAGCGAAAATTTTTGCAAAATACATTGTCAATAAAGAACAAAAATGGATTAAACATCCTTTTGAAACTCAAGACAGAATTCTAAAAGAGTTAATTGTGGCTGCAAAAAATACAACGTTTGGAAAAGATCATCATTTTGATCAAATCAATACGTACGAAGATTTTAAAAACCATGTTCCAGTCAACGATTACGAAGGTTTAAAACATTATTTTGATGAGGTGATTGCGGGAAAAGTTGATGTGCTATGGCCTGGTAAACCACTTTATCTTGCAAAAACTTCTGGTACAACTTCTGGTGCAAAGTATATCCCACTTACAAAAGAATCTGTTCCAACACATATAAATTCTGCCAGAAATGCATTGTTGCATTATATTCACGAAACAAATAACTCGAGTTTTGTCAATGGAAAAATGATTTTCTTACAAGGAAGTCCTATTTTAGAAGATAAAAATGGGTTGAAAGTTGGACGACTTTCTGGAATTAGTGCGCACTTTGTTCCAAATTATTTACAAAAAAATCGTTTACCATCTTATGAAACCAATGTCATTGAAGATTGGGAAACAAAAGTAGATAAAGTAGTTGACGAAACAGTGAAAGCGAATATGACACTAATCTCAGGAATTCCACCTTGGTTGATTATGTATTTTGAAAGATTAATTAAAGTTTCTGGGAAAGAAAATGTTCAATCAATTTTCAAGGATTTACAACTAATGGTAACAGGAGGAGTGAATTATGAACCTTATCGTGAAAAAGTGAATCAGTTAATTGGACGAAAAATTGACTGTATTCAAACATATCCAGCATCAGAAGGGTTTATAGCTTATCAAGATACACAAAAAAGTGACGATTTATTACTGTTATTAAATAATGGGATATTTTATGAATTTATTCCAGTCGAAGAATTTTTTGATGAAAAACCAACTCGTATTTCAATAAAAGATGTAGAAATCGGAAAAGATTATGTGCTTATTCTCAATACTAATGCAGGTTTGTGGGGGTATAATATAGGTGATACGGTTCGTTTTACGTCTACTAAACCATACAAAATTGTTGTTTCTGGACGTATTAAACATTATACTTCGGCTTTTGGTGAGCATGTGATTGGTCATGAAGTTGAGCAAGCTTTACAAAAAACAATAGAAAAGTGTCCAGCGAGTGTAAATGAATTTACAGTTGCTCCACAGGTGAATCCTATAGACGGTTTACCTTATCACGAATGGTTAATAGAATTTGACCATAAACCTCAAAATATGTCCGAATTTAATCGTGAATTAGATATTCAAATGCGTTTGCAAAATCCGTATTATGACGATTTGATTACTGGAAATATACTTCGTTCTTTAATTATTTCGGTAGTTGAAAAAGATGGTTTTCAACATTACATGAAATCAATAGGGAAACTGGGAGGACAAAATAAAGTGCCTCGTTTATCGAATAATAGAGATATTGCAGATGAATTTCATCAACTTAATTTAATACAAAAAAATTGA
- a CDS encoding aminotransferase-like domain-containing protein: MNSPAEIPYNSFIEINRFSETPIYLQLANQLAKAIQLGYLPSGTKLLGTRQLSLILNLHRNTIVNSFQELEAQGWIEIVPNKGSYVLSQFAQKFQKTTIPTQFSINSYPKKTGFNFEQSILLDNPYESFNERLFLTDGTIDHRLAELKIPAKLYSAILKRKTSISKINQSKNDYFLKNLANYLNLTRGLHISKENIVVTRSAEISLLLIAQILLKQNDYVAVSNLSYYKSNMIFQTQHSKIVQVKTDEFGLDTRDLRTLCEQQTIRFVYVTPHHHYPTTVTLSSKRRIELIQLSQEFGFAIVEDNYDFDFHYNSHPILPLASSDQNGMVIYTGKFGNYLAPGYRIGFIVAPKDFIEEARKHLSILDQQVDPFIEQTLGEMINEGEINRILKKLRKTYQERRDYFCKKLKVELGQYLHFKVPTGGLAIWINFNQSINLMELKRNCAKKGLFIPQTILYQTKKQTAIRIGFAHLNFEEIDEVVTILKEEITKKAE, encoded by the coding sequence ATGAATAGTCCGGCTGAAATACCCTACAATAGTTTTATTGAAATCAATCGATTTTCAGAAACTCCGATTTATTTACAATTGGCAAATCAATTGGCAAAAGCAATACAATTAGGTTATTTACCAAGTGGAACAAAACTCCTTGGAACAAGACAATTGAGTTTGATTCTTAATTTACATCGCAACACAATAGTCAATAGTTTTCAGGAACTTGAAGCGCAAGGTTGGATAGAGATTGTTCCTAATAAAGGAAGTTATGTCTTGAGTCAATTTGCTCAAAAATTTCAGAAAACTACGATTCCTACACAATTTTCAATCAATTCCTACCCAAAGAAAACTGGTTTTAATTTTGAACAATCTATTTTATTGGATAATCCTTACGAAAGCTTTAACGAACGATTGTTTTTAACTGACGGAACCATCGATCATCGATTGGCAGAATTAAAAATTCCAGCAAAATTATATTCGGCAATTTTAAAACGAAAAACTTCTATTTCGAAGATAAATCAATCAAAAAACGACTATTTTCTAAAAAATTTAGCTAATTATCTCAATTTAACAAGAGGTTTACATATTTCGAAAGAAAATATAGTCGTCACAAGAAGTGCAGAGATTTCACTTTTATTGATTGCTCAAATTCTCTTAAAACAAAATGATTATGTTGCTGTTTCAAATCTTAGTTACTACAAAAGTAATATGATTTTTCAGACACAACATTCAAAAATAGTTCAAGTTAAAACAGATGAATTTGGTTTAGACACAAGAGATTTACGAACATTGTGCGAACAACAAACTATTCGTTTTGTGTATGTAACACCTCATCATCATTACCCTACAACAGTAACATTAAGTTCGAAAAGACGAATTGAATTGATTCAACTTTCACAAGAATTTGGTTTTGCAATTGTAGAAGACAATTATGATTTTGATTTTCATTACAACAGTCACCCTATTCTTCCGTTAGCAAGTTCGGATCAGAATGGAATGGTAATTTACACGGGTAAATTTGGAAATTATCTTGCGCCAGGCTATCGAATTGGATTTATTGTTGCTCCAAAAGATTTTATAGAAGAGGCGCGAAAGCATTTATCTATTTTAGACCAACAAGTTGACCCTTTTATAGAACAAACTTTAGGTGAAATGATTAATGAAGGTGAAATCAATCGAATACTAAAAAAACTACGAAAAACATATCAAGAGCGTCGCGATTATTTTTGCAAAAAATTGAAAGTTGAATTAGGACAATATCTTCATTTTAAAGTTCCTACTGGTGGATTAGCGATTTGGATTAATTTTAATCAATCAATTAATTTGATGGAATTAAAACGAAATTGTGCTAAAAAAGGGTTATTTATTCCGCAAACAATTTTATATCAAACAAAAAAACAAACAGCAATAAGAATAGGATTTGCTCATCTAAATTTTGAAGAAATAGATGAAGTTGTTACTATTTTGAAAGAAGAAATCACAAAAAAAGCTGAATAA
- a CDS encoding acyl-CoA thioesterase, producing MIYKTVKSSLVTFSQLMLPSHSNFSGKIHGGFILSLLDQIAFACASKYSGKYCVTASVDRVDFLTPVEVGELLTLKASVNYVGRTSIVVGIRVESQNIQSGEIKHCNSSYFTMICKEENGEKAEAPKLILKNLNEVRRFYKALHRKEEHTNAKEQVKDTIDYKSQELIDNLLHNHWVKIELEDTVSKSVKVHK from the coding sequence ATGATTTACAAAACTGTAAAAAGTTCATTGGTAACTTTTTCGCAATTAATGCTTCCATCGCATTCCAATTTTAGTGGAAAAATTCATGGTGGATTCATTCTTTCTCTTCTCGATCAAATTGCATTTGCATGTGCTTCCAAATATTCAGGTAAGTATTGTGTAACGGCATCCGTGGATAGAGTAGATTTTTTAACACCCGTAGAAGTGGGTGAATTATTGACGCTAAAAGCTTCAGTAAATTATGTTGGACGTACTTCTATTGTCGTTGGTATTCGCGTAGAAAGTCAAAACATTCAATCAGGTGAAATTAAACATTGTAACTCTTCTTATTTTACAATGATTTGTAAAGAAGAAAATGGAGAAAAAGCAGAAGCACCGAAATTAATTTTGAAAAACTTGAACGAAGTTCGTCGTTTCTACAAAGCTTTACATCGAAAAGAAGAACACACGAATGCAAAAGAGCAAGTGAAAGACACAATCGATTATAAATCGCAAGAATTAATTGATAATCTTTTGCATAATCATTGGGTAAAAATAGAACTTGAAGACACTGTTTCTAAAAGTGTCAAAGTACATAAATAA
- a CDS encoding DUF4442 domain-containing protein, whose translation MNKELFKTVLTTQIPIAWIAGVRLESWEENKVSTKVKYGFLNQNPFKSMFWAVQGMAAEFSSGLMANAKIAKSGEDISMLVLGMQSKYLKKAIGKIVFTCEDGEKIDSAIKEAIETKKGISLNVTSKGVDEEGDVVSEFQFTWTFKLREKK comes from the coding sequence ATGAATAAAGAACTTTTTAAAACTGTTTTGACAACGCAAATTCCAATTGCGTGGATTGCTGGAGTTCGTTTAGAATCGTGGGAAGAAAATAAAGTTTCAACTAAAGTGAAATATGGTTTTCTCAATCAAAATCCTTTCAAAAGTATGTTTTGGGCAGTGCAAGGTATGGCAGCAGAATTTTCTTCTGGTTTGATGGCGAATGCTAAAATTGCAAAATCAGGTGAAGACATTTCGATGTTGGTTTTGGGAATGCAATCAAAGTATTTGAAAAAAGCGATTGGTAAAATTGTGTTTACATGTGAAGATGGAGAAAAAATAGATTCGGCTATAAAAGAAGCGATCGAAACAAAGAAAGGGATTTCTCTAAACGTAACAAGTAAAGGCGTAGACGAGGAAGGAGATGTAGTTTCTGAATTTCAATTTACGTGGACGTTTAAGTTGAGAGAGAAAAAATAA